The following DNA comes from Vicia villosa cultivar HV-30 ecotype Madison, WI unplaced genomic scaffold, Vvil1.0 ctg.001839F_1_1, whole genome shotgun sequence.
aagtaaatatattttaaataatgtatCACAGACAAAACATGATTATTTATGTTActagtaatatttatttatataattaaaataatatatttcaaatacagtattattatttggtatttataaaattaaatgattacataaatattattataaataatgtcaaaacaaatttattatttacataataataaaattttttggTTAAATAATTTAGTCTTTCTATTTTTCACTCTTATTACATTTTAAAAGAATATGCGCAGTATAAGTGAATGAAAAATTAGAGAAATGGCGCGAGGGAGAGGGAGAGGACGAGGGCGGGGGAGACCTCCAAAGATTTTGGAACCGCCGCCACCGGAATCTCTACCGGCGAAAGAAGAACCGTCGAAACCTACCGAGACCGCAGCCGTAGCGAAGCAAGGGGAAAACAGTGGAACGAAGAAATTGGATGAATCGAGACCAGTGGTAACTGAAACCCTAACGGGTGAGGAGCAATCTCGCAAACTATGGGTGGATGTTATCAGTAACAATCGCAAACCAGGTAACGGTTTGACTCTTGATTTTGTTGCTCCTAAAGTTGTTAATGGCGGAATTGTTGTGGAAATAGAACAATCGGATATTGAATCTGAAGTTCGGTACTGGGATTGTGCATTGATAATGTATGTACTGGGAGGGGAATTGAGCATGAACATGGTGAAACAGTTCATGATGAAGAACTGGAATACTGTTCAACTGCCAGATCTGCTTTACCACGATGACGGTTACTTTCTCTTGAAATTCAAGACGCACAAGGAGAAGGAGGAGATCTTGATGAATGGACCTTACATGATCAAGAATATGCCTATGATTCTTAGGGATTGGAAGCCAAACTTCAGCATGAAGACAGATATGTTACGAACCATCCCACTGTGGGTGAAGCTTCCGCAGCTACCTTTGGAATATTGGGGAGTAAACAGTCTAACGAAGATAGGGAGTGCCATAGGAAGGCCTGTTGTCACGGATGAGTGCACTGCTCACAAGCTGCGTGTGTCTTATGCAAGGATCCTTGTGGAGATTGATGCTACTCAAGAGGTGCCGAGAGAAATCATGATAAAGAACACAGAAGGGGAACTAGTAAAGCAAGTTATTGAATATGACTGGTTGCCCAAGTTCTGTGGTCGATGCCAGAAATTTGGGCATAACTGTGCCACAAGGAGGGCTATGACACAATGGATACCAAAAGAGAAATTTGTGGAACAAACGAAAACGCCAGAAGATATCCCTAAAGTGCAGAGTGACACCAATGGAAGCACACAGAAGACTCCGGGGAATAATCTGAAAAGCAGAGAAGATGAGGAAGGATGGACCTCACCAAAGGGAGGGACACGAGGAAGAAAGACTCAGAGCAACAATGGTACTAAGGTAACACCTAGCTTTACTAGTTCTAATGGTTTTGATGTGTTGGGGGATTTGGTGGAGCCTCCAATGCAAGCAGACCCGGGGCCATGTTAATTTCATGGAACGTGAGGGGGCTAAATAAAAGTGGTAAGTTGAGAGAGATTAGCTCCCATCTCTCTAAGCTTAACCCTACCATTTGTGTTCTTCTGGAAACTAGAGTTAAAACTGCTAGAGCAGAGTTGATTAGAGGGAAGCTTAAGTTTCATGATAAGTTCTTGGATAACTACTCTGAACATCCTAATGGCAGGATATGGGTGAGTTGGAATTCTGGCTGCATTGACATCAAGGTAGTGGAGAAGTCTGAACAATTCATGCACTGCAAAGTTCTTGATGAGCAGGGTAACCTCAAATTCTGGTTGACAGCTGTGTATGCCCTTAATACTTTGGACAAGAGGAAACAGCTTTGGTGTGATATTGCTAATCTTACTGGTCACAGGACTGAGCCTTGGTGTGTAGTAGGGGATTTTAATAATGTCCTGAAGAGCAAGGATCGGATTGGTGGGAGAATGGTTGTTGCTTCTGAATTTTGTGATCTGCAGAATATGATGGACACTTGTGATCTGGCAGAGATGGAGAATCAGGGTGATTACTATACTTGGCACAATAAACATGAACAAGACCCCATCTATTCCAGAATTGATCGTGTCCTTGGTAATCCTGCCTGGTTCCTCAATTCGGATCTGCAGCTTAATCATCTTTCCCCAGGAGTTTCTGATCATGTGTTGCTCCACCTCACAGGTCAGGATTCCCTTAAGCCTAAAAGAAGCCACTTTAAGTTCATCAACTGTACAACTGAACTTGCAGGGTTTCAGGAAGAGGTTGCTAAGAACTGGACTATACCTATTAGAGGAAGCCCTCCCTATGTCATGTGGGAAAAACTGAAGAGATTGAAGCCAGTGCTGAGACAGATGAGCAAACCCCTCACTGATATTCAGAGGAACATTTGTGCAGCCAGAGAAGACTTGGAAAAGGCTCAGCAAAATCTGTCTTGTGACCTTATGAATGCTGGCCTTATTCAGAAAGTCAAGGAGAAGACTAGAGACATTGTAAGGTGGCAGGAACTTGAGGAAAAAGTTTTGCAGCAAAAGTCTAAGGTGGACTGGATTAAATTAGGAGATGGAAACAATCAGTTCTTCCATGCCTCCCTGAAATCCAGGACCAACTCCAAAAGACTGATCAGGGTAACTCTTGATGATGGCTCAGTTGTTAATAACAAGGAGGGTGTTGAGAGCATGATCCTCAAGTACTATGGTGATCTGATGGGAAAAGAGGGGAGAGTTCTTAATCATGTCAACCTCCAAGTCATGAGGGAAGGAGCCTGTCTGAACTATGAGCAGAGGCAGCAGCTGATTGCCCCTGTTAGTGACAAAGAAATCTATGATGCCTTGCATGACATGGGAGATAATAAAAGTCCTGGCCTCGATGGATATAGTGCCAAGTTCTTCAAAAGTTGTTGGCAGATTGTGAAGGATGATCTAATTAGTACAATTAGATACTGGTTCAGAACCCAAACTATGTTCAAGGGATTCAATGGCACCCTTGTAACCTTAATCCCTAAATTCCCTGAGGCCAAAAATCTCAAAGACTACAGACCTATAGCCTGCTGCTCTGTGGTCTATAAAGTGTACTCTAAGATCCTTACCTCTAGAATGGCTAAAGTCATTGGTGACATTGTAAGCAAAACTCAGGCAGCTTTCATACCAGGCCAGCAGATACACAAGCATATCCTCTTGGCACATGAGCTGATCAAAGGGTACTCAAGAAAGCATGGTGTCCCGAGAAACATGATTCAGCTTGACCTCCAAAAAGCATATGACATGCTTAATTGGCAGGCCCTGAAGACCATATTGAAAGAGCTAGGTTTCCCTGATCAGTTTGTTACTTGGATTATGAATGGAGTCTGCACTGTGTCCTACAAATTCAACATCAATGGAGAGCACTCATCTCTTATGAAGGCTGAAAGAGGAATTCGGCAGGGAGATCCTATCTCCCCCCTCCTCTTTGTGCTTGTCATGGAGTATATGAGTAGGCTCTTGAACAAGTTGCAAGAGAATCCCAATTTCAAGCACCATGCCAAGTGTAAGAAGCTCAATCTTACTCACCTCACCTTTGCTGATGACATCCTCCTCTTCTCAAGAGGGGATGTGGGATCTGTTGAACTGCTGATGAACACCTTGCAGGTTTTTTCTGGATCCACAGGCCTGGTCATAAACCCAGCCAAATGTTTTGTTTACATGGGGGCTGTGGATGATGTTACCAGGGGCCAGATTATGAATATTACTGGTTTTAATGCTGGCCAGTTACCCTTTAGATACCTTGGGGTACCTTTGTCTAGTAGGAAACTCTCCCTGAACCATTATCTGCCGCTTATTGACAAAATTATGAGCAAGGTCCACCATTGGAGCACTAAGCTTTTAAGCTATGCAGGGAGGGTCCAGCTTGTTAATGCTGTGAGTTTTGCTGTTGCCAATTACTGGCTCCAATGCTTCCCGATTCCAAAGGGAGTGCTGAAGAGAATTAATTGCATCTGCAGGGTGTTTGTTTGGACCGGAGGTAGTGCCTTAAGCAGGAAAAACCCAATTGCCTGGAAGGAGGTCTGCAAGCCTAGCATAAAGGGTGGGCTAAATATCATCGACTTGGAATGCTGGAATACTATAACCATGCTGAAGCTGCTTTGGGATTTGAGGAAAAAGACTGATAACTTGTGGGTGCTATGGCTGCATACGTATTACATCAAGGGGAAAGACATCATGAACATGGAGGTTAAGCAAGACTCAACCTGGATTATTAAAGGGATGATGAAGGCCAGAGTGAGAATCACGGATTGCAGTAATAGCTGGCAGCAGATGCTAGTGTCTGATAAGTTCAAAATGGGGAAACTCTATAAGGAGATTATGCATCACCATGATAATGTTGATTGGCATGctgtttttgcaggtaataggGCTCGTCCTAGGGCCTTATTCTGTTTGTGGCTTGCGTGCCATAAACGTCTTGCCACAAAAGATAGATTGATAAAGTTTGGCATTACTAGCGATGCACAATGCTGCTTCTGCAGGGAAGATGAGTCCTTAGACCACCTTTTTTATAAATGCAATGTGCTGAAGAATATTTGGACCAGTACATTGCAATGGCTCGATATTGATCACACTCCGTTGGACTGGACTCAAGAACTTAGATGGCTCGTTCTGTGTGCTAGGGGCAAAGGAATGAAAGCTAACTTGCTAAAGATGGCTGCGGCTGAGACTCTATATCAATGCTGGAAGCTCAGGAATGATACTTGTTTTGGCACCCCGCAACCTGTTGACAAAGTTGTGCATAGTATACAAGAAGCTATTATACATAGAGGATGGAATTACAAGAAATATAGAGATAGAATAGCAAATCTTTTGTTATAGCTTGTTTCTTTGTTTTGGTTGGATCAGTTTTGATCACATTTGTACTTAAACTTGTTTttgaattataataaaattttattgattcaaaaaaaaaaaaagaatatgcgCATAGTGCACCAGTACCCGTACCAATGCACGGTGTCCAGATCAGAATTTGTGCGGATCCACGAGTTATTACattttttatacaattaaaaaaataaaaaatatttaaaataatgtatgaatccacaagaaaaatgtattattttttaattatttatattactaacatttttattttaaaatttgttacaaTTTAAGATACAATACTTTTTtagataatatttaaaaaattaaaatatatattattgttgtaaaataattttgtttttattaaaaaaatatgtttttttcttaaaaataataaactcttttcgtaaaataattttatttttctcattcatattttaaaaacaaaatcgtGCGTATCAGAGCAGTATCGGTATGAACTTCGTTGAAAAAACTTATGTTTTTTTTGAGAAAAATTCAAAAAGTAAAATTAAGAATAtgaaaaatgaattttataattACGAGGATATTATGGTCAAATTAAGAGTACAAtagttttctttattttcaatgTACTAGTAGTACAATTGATAGGTGTTTGGAAAGACAGAAACCCCGCAGCCACCACCGCTCACGGCAGAACCCTAATACGATCACGCCGGCTCCATTCCAAAGAGAACCTCCATACAACATGTCGTCTCTGAGAAACGCCGTTCCCAGACCTGCTCACAAAGAGCGCCCCCAACCGTAACTCTCCCTCTAACTCTTTACCCTTCACTGCTATTCTCTTCGTATAAATTATCACATATTTTCCctcaatttcatttttttctctcaTTAGGTCTTCGCGGAGAAGATTCGGAGTGCTCGAAAAGCACAAAGACTATGTCGAACGTGCAAAAGCCTTTCACACAAAGGAAGACACTTTACGGGTACATCAATTTCACTGATTCTTTGCAGTATTTCACTTTTTTGGTTGAtttaaattttaatcaattatttacTTCTGTTTCATTCACAGAAACTTAGGGAAAAAGCTGCAAACAGGAACGAGGATGAGTTTTACTTTAAGATGATTAAATCAAAAACTGTTAATGGAGTTCATAGACCAGTGTAAcaattttctctcaatttttttataGTGCTAGTTTGCTGATTGCTGATTTTGTTGCGCTTAGATTTTCGGGTTTTTTCGTTTTTTAGGAATGAGGATAACAAGTACACTCAAGAAGAGCTTATATTGATGAAAACACAGGATATGGGATATGTTCTTCAAGTGCTTCAAAGTGAGAAAAAGGTGGTTAAGTGtactcttttctttctttttgttttttttgttttagtttttgatAATTGTTTATGGAATAATTGGCAATGTGGGTTTTACTGATTTTCCTTGCAGAAAGTTGAATCGCTATCTGCCATGCTGCACTCTACTGGTAGTAAGCCGGTGAATAGCCATGTTTATTTTGCTGAGGACAGGTTTGGGTTTTTGAACTATCTTTCTATAACTAGCATAGGACGGTTTTTCAATTTTCATTTGTATACTGTATCGGATAAGATTGGTCTCTACTCGATGCTTTATGTGTTTCAAccttgtttattttgagttgtaGTTTACATTTTTATTCTTACCTTAAAAATTAGAAGAATTCATTGATCAGATTTGTTGGATGGTCTTGTGAATGTTATGATAACTTCTTTTATCTTCCATGTCAAATTTGTACCGTAGTTTATGCTTAATTAGTGAGCTTGATTAGGCCATTGATGCATATTGAT
Coding sequences within:
- the LOC131636806 gene encoding uncharacterized protein LOC131636806 codes for the protein MARGRGRGRGRGRPPKILEPPPPESLPAKEEPSKPTETAAVAKQGENSGTKKLDESRPVVTETLTGEEQSRKLWVDVISNNRKPGNGLTLDFVAPKVVNGGIVVEIEQSDIESEVRYWDCALIMYVLGGELSMNMVKQFMMKNWNTVQLPDLLYHDDGYFLLKFKTHKEKEEILMNGPYMIKNMPMILRDWKPNFSMKTDMLRTIPLWVKLPQLPLEYWGVNSLTKIGSAIGRPVVTDECTAHKLRVSYARILVEIDATQEVPREIMIKNTEGELVKQVIEYDWLPKFCGRCQKFGHNCATRRAMTQWIPKEKFVEQTKTPEDIPKVQSDTNGSTQKTPGNNLKSREDEEGWTSPKGGTRGRKTQSNNGTKVTPSFTSSNGFDVLGDLVEPPMQADPGPC
- the LOC131636816 gene encoding probable U3 small nucleolar RNA-associated protein 11, which produces MSSLRNAVPRPAHKERPQPSSRRRFGVLEKHKDYVERAKAFHTKEDTLRKLREKAANRNEDEFYFKMIKSKTVNGVHRPVNEDNKYTQEELILMKTQDMGYVLQVLQSEKKKVESLSAMLHSTGSKPVNSHVYFAEDREEAKELKLKHSKREVPSTSGDVPVNIKRKTERSYKELEARKARVSQLEKVYMDMALTKELQKNGRKRKLRPDEIVNPTNRPVYKWRAERKR